In Streptomyces nojiriensis, one genomic interval encodes:
- a CDS encoding NADP-dependent oxidoreductase: MSRAITFSEYGAPEVLRLSDVTPPEPGPGQVRIRVRAASVNPFDMKFRSGLMAGSVPARFPVVLGLDAAGVVDAAGAGAEAAVGDEVLGVAVGGSYSEYALLDRPVAKPGALSWEAAASLVTVGQTAFRVLEELGVRPGQTLLVHGAAGSVGTVAAQLAVARGSTVVGTAGERDLERVTALGVTAVRYGDGWPERVNAAAPQGVDLVFDTSGAGVLAESVALTGDSARVVTIADMSAAQHGVRFSAGSAGGADRTGDSLPELVLLAAEGKLSVPVWRTYPLAEAARAHADLEAHRNRGKAVLLP, translated from the coding sequence ATGTCCAGAGCGATCACCTTCTCCGAGTACGGCGCGCCCGAGGTGCTGCGCCTGTCCGACGTCACCCCGCCGGAGCCCGGTCCGGGGCAGGTCCGGATCCGGGTGCGGGCCGCCTCCGTGAACCCGTTCGACATGAAGTTCCGCTCCGGCCTGATGGCCGGGTCCGTCCCGGCCCGGTTCCCCGTGGTCCTCGGTCTCGACGCGGCCGGTGTGGTCGATGCCGCGGGTGCGGGAGCCGAGGCGGCCGTGGGCGACGAGGTCCTCGGCGTCGCCGTCGGCGGCAGCTACAGCGAGTACGCACTGCTCGACCGGCCGGTGGCCAAGCCCGGGGCCCTGTCCTGGGAAGCCGCTGCCTCGCTGGTCACGGTCGGTCAGACCGCCTTCCGTGTCCTGGAGGAACTGGGTGTGCGGCCCGGGCAGACCCTGCTCGTGCACGGCGCCGCCGGCAGCGTGGGCACGGTCGCCGCGCAGTTGGCCGTGGCTCGGGGCAGCACGGTCGTGGGAACGGCCGGCGAGCGCGACCTCGAACGGGTGACCGCGCTGGGAGTCACGGCCGTCCGCTACGGGGACGGCTGGCCGGAGCGGGTGAACGCCGCCGCTCCCCAGGGGGTGGACCTCGTCTTCGACACCTCCGGCGCGGGTGTGCTGGCCGAGTCCGTCGCGCTGACCGGTGACAGCGCGCGTGTCGTCACCATCGCCGACATGTCGGCGGCGCAGCACGGCGTGCGCTTCAGCGCGGGCAGCGCGGGCGGCGCCGACCGGACCGGGGACTCCCTGCCGGAGCTGGTACTGCTGGCCGCCGAGGGGAAGCTCTCGGTGCCGGTCTGGCGCACCTACCCGCTGGCGGAGGCCGCCCGGGCCCACGCCGATCTGGAAGCCCACCGCAACCGCGGCAAGGCCGTCCTGTTGCCCTGA
- a CDS encoding GDSL-type esterase/lipase family protein translates to MSSEQGWITTPVTADLLRGHLDVERTAHGLLPHRLPARARRQIPDDRLAVAEAQPSGVRLAFRTRATVIELDALPTKRVYQGFPAPPDGVYDLLVDGRLTAQATVAGGNVRTVTDLVGQTAELTEGPAGTARFTSLPAGDKDIEIWLPHTEVTELIALRTDAPVEPARGSGRRVWLHHGSSISHGSNAVHPSAIWPALAAARGGVELVNLGFGGSALLDPFTARAMRESPADLISLKIGINVVNGDTMRLRAFTPAVHGFLDTIREGRPTTPLLVVSPILCPVQEDTPGPLAPDFDGGTLRFRATGDPAERAAGRLTLTIIRDVLAAVVEERAADDPNLHHLDGRALYGEADHAEFPLPDAIHPGPEGHRRIAENFARLAFAGDGPFVARTG, encoded by the coding sequence ATGAGCAGCGAACAGGGCTGGATCACCACACCCGTCACCGCGGACCTCCTGCGCGGGCACCTCGATGTGGAGCGGACCGCGCACGGTCTGCTGCCGCACCGGCTGCCGGCCCGGGCGCGGCGGCAGATCCCCGACGACCGGCTGGCCGTGGCCGAGGCCCAGCCCTCCGGCGTACGGCTGGCCTTCCGCACCCGGGCCACCGTCATCGAGCTCGACGCGCTGCCCACCAAGCGCGTCTACCAGGGCTTCCCGGCCCCGCCGGACGGTGTGTACGACCTGCTGGTCGACGGCCGTCTCACCGCCCAGGCCACGGTGGCCGGCGGTAACGTCCGTACGGTCACCGACTTGGTCGGCCAGACCGCGGAGCTGACCGAAGGGCCCGCGGGCACCGCCCGGTTCACCTCCCTCCCGGCCGGTGACAAGGACATCGAGATCTGGCTCCCGCACACGGAGGTCACCGAGCTGATCGCCCTGCGCACCGATGCTCCTGTCGAACCGGCACGCGGCAGCGGGCGCAGGGTCTGGCTGCACCACGGCAGTTCGATCAGCCACGGCTCGAACGCCGTCCACCCGAGCGCCATCTGGCCCGCGCTGGCCGCCGCGCGGGGCGGAGTGGAGCTGGTCAACCTGGGGTTCGGCGGCAGCGCGCTGCTGGACCCGTTCACCGCGCGTGCGATGCGGGAAAGCCCCGCGGACCTGATCAGCCTCAAGATCGGCATCAACGTCGTCAACGGCGACACGATGCGCCTGCGCGCCTTCACCCCCGCCGTCCACGGCTTCCTCGACACCATCCGCGAGGGCCGGCCCACGACACCGCTGCTGGTGGTCTCCCCGATCCTGTGCCCGGTCCAGGAGGACACCCCCGGCCCGCTCGCGCCGGACTTCGACGGCGGGACCCTGCGGTTCAGGGCCACGGGCGATCCGGCCGAACGCGCCGCCGGGCGGCTCACGCTCACGATCATCCGCGACGTGCTCGCGGCCGTCGTGGAGGAGCGGGCGGCCGACGACCCGAACCTCCACCACCTCGACGGACGCGCCCTGTACGGCGAGGCCGACCACGCCGAATTCCCGCTGCCGGACGCGATCCACCCCGGCCCCGAAGGACACCGGCGGATCGCCGAGAATTTCGCGCGCCTCGCGTTCGCGGGCGACGGCCCCTTCGTCGCCCGGACCGGCTGA
- a CDS encoding TetR/AcrR family transcriptional regulator, translating into MVRVGLTPERLTLAGAELADEAGFDQVTLSALARRFDVKVASLYSHLKNSHELKTRIALLALEELADLVAAAVAGRAGKDALIAFANAYRDYARAHPGRYDAARLRLDPQTAADSAGVRHAQMTRAILRGYDLAEPDQTHAVRMLGSVFHGYVSLEAAGGFSHTAVDSQESWIWTLESLDAVLRHRAAP; encoded by the coding sequence ATGGTGCGGGTGGGGCTGACCCCGGAGCGGCTGACCCTGGCCGGGGCGGAACTGGCCGACGAGGCCGGGTTCGACCAGGTGACCCTGTCGGCGCTCGCCCGGCGGTTCGACGTCAAGGTCGCGAGCCTGTACTCGCACCTGAAGAACTCCCACGAGCTCAAGACCAGGATCGCCCTGCTCGCGCTGGAGGAACTCGCCGACCTGGTCGCCGCCGCCGTGGCCGGCCGTGCGGGCAAGGACGCCCTGATCGCCTTCGCGAACGCCTACCGCGACTACGCCCGGGCGCACCCCGGCCGCTACGACGCCGCCCGGCTCAGGCTCGACCCGCAGACGGCGGCCGACAGTGCGGGGGTGCGCCACGCGCAGATGACGCGGGCGATCCTGCGCGGCTACGACCTGGCGGAGCCGGACCAGACGCACGCGGTCCGCATGCTGGGCAGCGTTTTCCACGGCTACGTCAGCCTGGAGGCGGCCGGCGGCTTCAGTCACACGGCCGTCGACTCGCAGGAATCCTGGATCTGGACCCTGGAATCCCTGGACGCCGTGCTGCGGCACCGCGCAGCCCCCTGA
- a CDS encoding dihydrofolate reductase family protein produces the protein MGLIHIELFATLDLVGQAPGGPDEDPVGFPFGGWQAPLLDEVAGAQVGAAYEGTDALLLGRRTYDIFAAYWPHQEGGEDNEIATLFNRVPKYVASRGRPDLSWAGSTQLGPDLAGAVREIRDRHEHVKVVGSLNLVQTLLRDKLFDRLDLWLHPIVLGVGKKVFDGGAVPTNLTLLAPPAAGPKGTVYLRYGLADGIPATGDMSAPDRGAGG, from the coding sequence ATGGGCCTCATCCACATCGAGCTGTTCGCGACCCTGGACCTCGTCGGGCAGGCGCCCGGCGGCCCCGACGAGGACCCGGTGGGGTTCCCGTTCGGCGGCTGGCAGGCGCCCCTGCTGGACGAGGTCGCCGGGGCGCAGGTCGGTGCCGCGTACGAGGGCACGGACGCCCTCCTGCTCGGCCGGCGGACGTACGACATCTTCGCCGCCTACTGGCCCCATCAGGAGGGTGGTGAGGACAATGAGATCGCCACGCTCTTCAACCGCGTCCCGAAGTACGTGGCCTCCCGCGGCAGGCCCGACCTCTCGTGGGCCGGGTCCACACAGCTCGGCCCGGACCTGGCCGGCGCGGTCCGCGAGATCCGTGACCGCCACGAGCACGTGAAGGTCGTCGGCAGCCTGAACCTCGTGCAGACCCTCCTGCGCGACAAGCTCTTCGACCGCCTCGACCTGTGGCTGCACCCGATCGTGCTCGGCGTCGGGAAGAAGGTGTTCGACGGCGGTGCGGTGCCCACCAACCTCACGCTCCTCGCACCCCCGGCAGCCGGCCCGAAGGGCACCGTCTACCTGCGCTACGGGCTCGCCGACGGCATTCCCGCGACGGGGGACATGAGCGCACCCGACCGTGGTGCCGGTGGCTAG
- a CDS encoding glycoside hydrolase family 15 protein, which produces MDEYPLIENHGLIGDLQTAALVTSDGVVDWFCCPRFDSPSVFGALLDKGKGGHCAVRPAHTTYATKQLYLPDTAILVTRFMTEAGAGEVVDFMPLTGTTVTARHRLVRMVRCVRGSMNFDVDIAPRFDYGRKSHDLNLTENGAVFTADGTNLTVHTIREPDDERLGRLLSAGERDLHLTLRLTAGQQRGLMLESAADGPPRQIRLAEYEELFQATIDYWRKWLSTSRYTGRWREALERSAVTLKLMTYAPTGAVVAAPTTGLPEQLGGERNWDYRYTWIRDASFSVYALLGMGFTEEAKAFIGWLGDRIAERAGGEGDTGPLNIMYAVDGSSDLKEETLDHWEGYERSSPVRIGNGAATQLQMDIYGEAMDSISFAQRHGIHLGYRGWTGLIRVLEWLADHWDSADEGLWETRGGAQDFTYGRVMSWVAFDRALRHAVFSGRPAPVLHWSATRDRIFQQVMEKGWNEGRGAFVQHYGSEVLDSSLLRMPTVGFLTPQDPMWASTLDAMEQELVSDSLVYRYNPEASPDGLRGSEGTFSLCTFMYVDALARAGRIDQARLVLEKMLGYANHLGLYSEEIDLTGRQLGNFPQAFTHLALIDAAITLDAALNRGSTP; this is translated from the coding sequence ATGGACGAGTACCCGCTGATCGAGAACCACGGCCTGATAGGTGATCTGCAGACCGCGGCGCTGGTGACCTCCGACGGAGTGGTCGACTGGTTCTGCTGCCCGCGCTTCGATTCGCCCAGCGTGTTCGGAGCCCTGCTGGACAAGGGCAAGGGCGGCCATTGCGCGGTCCGCCCGGCTCACACGACCTACGCGACCAAGCAGTTGTACCTGCCCGACACCGCGATCCTGGTGACCCGCTTCATGACCGAGGCCGGCGCCGGGGAGGTGGTCGACTTCATGCCCCTGACCGGCACCACCGTCACGGCCCGGCACCGGCTGGTCCGCATGGTCCGCTGCGTGCGCGGCAGCATGAACTTCGACGTCGACATCGCGCCCCGGTTCGACTACGGGCGCAAGTCGCACGACCTGAACCTCACGGAGAACGGGGCGGTGTTCACCGCCGACGGCACGAACCTGACCGTGCACACCATCCGGGAACCGGACGACGAGCGGCTCGGCCGACTCCTCAGCGCCGGCGAGCGCGACCTGCATCTCACCCTGCGCCTCACGGCGGGCCAGCAGCGCGGGCTGATGCTGGAGTCGGCCGCCGACGGACCGCCCCGGCAGATCCGCCTCGCCGAGTACGAGGAGCTCTTCCAGGCCACCATCGACTACTGGCGGAAGTGGCTCAGCACCTCCCGCTACACCGGCCGCTGGCGCGAGGCGCTGGAGCGCTCCGCCGTGACCCTGAAGCTGATGACCTACGCCCCCACCGGCGCGGTCGTCGCCGCCCCCACCACCGGACTGCCCGAACAGCTCGGCGGCGAGCGCAACTGGGACTACCGCTACACATGGATCCGGGACGCCTCGTTCTCCGTGTACGCCCTGCTCGGCATGGGGTTCACGGAGGAGGCGAAGGCGTTCATCGGATGGCTCGGCGACCGGATCGCGGAACGGGCGGGCGGCGAGGGGGACACCGGGCCGCTGAACATCATGTACGCGGTCGACGGCTCCTCCGACCTGAAGGAGGAGACCCTGGACCACTGGGAGGGCTACGAACGCTCGTCGCCCGTCCGCATCGGGAACGGAGCGGCCACCCAGCTCCAGATGGACATCTACGGCGAGGCGATGGACAGCATCTCGTTCGCGCAGAGGCACGGCATCCACCTCGGGTACCGGGGCTGGACCGGCCTGATCCGCGTGCTGGAGTGGCTGGCGGACCACTGGGACTCGGCCGACGAAGGGCTGTGGGAGACCCGTGGCGGGGCCCAGGACTTCACCTACGGCCGTGTGATGTCCTGGGTGGCGTTCGACCGTGCGCTGCGGCACGCCGTATTCAGCGGCCGGCCCGCACCGGTACTGCACTGGAGCGCCACCCGGGACCGGATCTTCCAGCAGGTCATGGAGAAGGGGTGGAACGAGGGCCGCGGCGCCTTCGTCCAGCACTACGGCAGCGAGGTCCTCGACTCCTCGCTCCTGCGCATGCCGACCGTCGGCTTCCTCACCCCGCAGGACCCGATGTGGGCCTCCACCCTCGACGCGATGGAGCAGGAACTGGTCAGCGACAGCCTGGTGTACCGCTACAACCCCGAGGCGTCCCCGGACGGCCTGCGGGGCTCCGAGGGCACCTTCTCGCTGTGCACCTTCATGTACGTCGACGCACTCGCCCGGGCCGGACGGATCGACCAGGCCCGGCTGGTCCTGGAGAAGATGCTGGGCTACGCCAACCACCTGGGCCTGTACTCCGAGGAGATCGACCTGACCGGCCGCCAACTGGGCAACTTCCCGCAGGCGTTCACCCACCTCGCCCTCATCGACGCGGCGATCACCCTCGACGCGGCCCTGAACCGGGGCTCCACTCCGTAG
- a CDS encoding class I SAM-dependent methyltransferase yields the protein MTTTASQEAFLQAFHAEYPAVTAEALGTGRAPDGRSSYELLCDRVTGSTRVLDLGCGDGFLLELLARRAGRELAGVDLSADSLALARRRPALAEAKLEEGRAQELSFADDSFDACVSHMALMLMGEIEHVASEVARVLSPGGVLACVVGGGAVGGEAYERFLALLRAAIEEVPAAQRIPALGDSRARSREGLDDVLGPAGFTAVDWETVPIDLSGPVEQVWSAVSGLYDLGPLDRATVERLRRSFFAEVRDMTTPDGHVPCAFNIHLATARLR from the coding sequence GTGACGACCACCGCATCGCAAGAGGCGTTCCTCCAGGCGTTCCACGCGGAGTACCCGGCAGTGACCGCGGAAGCACTCGGGACCGGCCGCGCCCCGGACGGCCGGTCCAGCTATGAGCTCTTGTGCGATCGGGTGACCGGAAGCACGCGCGTGCTGGATCTCGGCTGCGGCGACGGCTTCCTGCTCGAACTACTGGCCCGAAGGGCCGGGAGGGAACTCGCCGGGGTGGATCTTTCGGCGGACTCCCTGGCGCTGGCACGACGCCGACCGGCGCTGGCCGAAGCCAAGTTGGAGGAAGGCCGGGCCCAGGAGCTGTCCTTCGCCGACGACAGCTTCGACGCATGCGTCTCCCACATGGCGCTGATGCTGATGGGCGAGATCGAACACGTCGCGTCCGAAGTCGCGCGCGTGCTGTCTCCCGGAGGGGTTCTGGCCTGTGTGGTGGGGGGCGGGGCCGTGGGCGGAGAGGCCTACGAACGGTTCCTCGCGCTGCTGCGGGCCGCGATCGAGGAGGTACCGGCCGCACAGCGCATCCCGGCGTTGGGGGACAGCAGGGCACGCAGTCGCGAAGGGCTCGATGACGTCCTCGGACCCGCGGGCTTCACGGCAGTGGACTGGGAGACCGTCCCCATCGACCTGAGCGGACCGGTGGAGCAGGTCTGGTCCGCTGTTTCCGGCCTCTACGATCTCGGCCCGCTCGATCGCGCGACGGTGGAGCGTCTGCGCCGATCCTTCTTCGCCGAGGTGAGGGACATGACGACGCCGGACGGGCACGTCCCCTGCGCCTTCAACATCCACCTCGCGACGGCGCGCCTGCGCTAG
- a CDS encoding CatB-related O-acetyltransferase, which translates to MEPSPAIAVPKATAVNRLPADPTVLHPFPDQPRVVLLKPLLTSPLIEAGEYSYYDDPEDPTAFETRNVLYHYGPERLVIGKFCALGTGVRFIMNGANHRMDGPSTFPFPIMGGSWAEHFDLLTDLPGRGDTVVGNDVWFGYHAMVMPGVRIGHGAVIASGAVVVDDVPDYAVVGGNPARLIRTRYTDDEIARLLSIAWWDWPPAHLTAHIRTVMSGTVHALEEAAPEPERTGGS; encoded by the coding sequence ATGGAGCCCTCACCAGCCATCGCCGTACCGAAAGCGACCGCCGTGAACCGTCTTCCCGCGGACCCGACCGTGCTCCACCCGTTCCCGGACCAGCCGCGTGTGGTGCTGCTGAAGCCGCTGCTGACGTCACCGCTGATCGAGGCCGGGGAGTACTCGTACTACGACGACCCGGAGGACCCGACCGCGTTCGAGACCAGGAACGTCCTCTACCACTACGGGCCGGAGAGGCTGGTCATCGGGAAGTTCTGCGCGCTGGGCACCGGGGTCCGGTTCATCATGAACGGGGCCAACCACCGGATGGACGGCCCCTCCACGTTCCCCTTCCCCATCATGGGCGGCTCCTGGGCCGAGCACTTCGACCTGCTCACCGACCTGCCCGGCAGGGGGGACACGGTCGTCGGCAACGACGTCTGGTTCGGCTACCACGCGATGGTGATGCCCGGAGTGCGCATCGGGCACGGAGCCGTCATCGCCTCCGGTGCCGTCGTGGTCGACGACGTCCCCGACTACGCCGTCGTCGGCGGCAACCCGGCCCGCCTCATCCGCACCCGCTACACCGACGACGAGATCGCCCGCCTGCTCTCGATCGCCTGGTGGGACTGGCCGCCGGCCCACCTCACCGCACACATCCGGACCGTCATGTCGGGCACCGTCCACGCCCTCGAGGAGGCCGCCCCCGAGCCTGAGCGGACCGGAGGGTCCTAG
- a CDS encoding cytochrome d ubiquinol oxidase subunit II, which translates to MTAAGVVAAVLLLAVAAYTCAGGTDYGAGFWDLTAGGAERGKRPRWLIDHAMAPVWEVNNVWLIFVLVIMWTGFPEFFQTVFSSMWLPLALAVIGIVLRGAGFALRKPTRRIAGRRVYGAVFAIASLLTPFFLGAAAGGIASGRVGPGTEPTAHAWFNPTSVFFGLLAVVGTALLGAVFLAADAVRYEAPDLHAYFRRRALATLAAFAVLGAVTLVVAHADAPHLWHGLTHGAGLALLVLAVLATLVTAWLLLRTSGAWSRPAAVVLMASAVIAWGVAQRPYLIPGRLTVAEAAGAPSTLHWLLIVTVVAAVLVFPAVAFLYRLDTRGTLEPLTDADLRRGGDPEPGA; encoded by the coding sequence GTGACCGCGGCCGGTGTGGTCGCCGCCGTCCTGCTCCTCGCGGTGGCCGCCTACACCTGCGCGGGCGGCACCGACTACGGGGCGGGCTTCTGGGACCTGACGGCGGGCGGCGCGGAGCGCGGCAAGCGCCCGCGGTGGCTCATCGACCACGCCATGGCCCCGGTCTGGGAGGTCAACAACGTCTGGCTCATCTTCGTCCTGGTCATCATGTGGACCGGGTTCCCGGAGTTCTTCCAGACCGTGTTCTCCTCGATGTGGCTGCCCCTGGCCCTCGCCGTCATCGGCATCGTGCTGCGCGGCGCAGGCTTCGCGCTGCGCAAGCCGACCCGCAGGATCGCCGGACGGCGCGTCTACGGCGCCGTGTTCGCGATCGCCTCGCTCCTCACCCCGTTCTTCCTCGGTGCCGCCGCGGGCGGGATCGCCTCGGGGCGCGTGGGACCGGGCACCGAGCCGACGGCGCACGCCTGGTTCAACCCGACCTCCGTCTTCTTCGGCCTGCTGGCCGTCGTCGGGACGGCGCTGCTCGGGGCGGTGTTCCTGGCCGCGGACGCCGTCCGCTACGAAGCCCCCGACCTGCACGCCTACTTCCGGCGGCGGGCACTGGCCACCCTCGCCGCCTTCGCCGTGCTGGGGGCGGTCACCCTGGTCGTGGCCCACGCCGACGCCCCCCACCTGTGGCACGGCCTCACCCACGGCGCCGGGCTCGCCCTGCTCGTCCTGGCCGTTCTGGCCACCCTCGTCACGGCCTGGCTGCTGCTGCGCACCTCCGGGGCGTGGTCCCGGCCGGCGGCCGTCGTCCTCATGGCCTCGGCCGTGATCGCGTGGGGCGTGGCGCAGCGCCCGTACCTCATTCCGGGCCGGCTGACGGTGGCCGAGGCGGCGGGCGCGCCCAGCACCCTGCACTGGCTGCTCATCGTGACCGTCGTGGCCGCGGTCCTGGTCTTCCCGGCGGTGGCCTTCCTGTACCGGCTCGACACCCGCGGCACACTGGAACCCCTCACCGACGCCGACCTGCGCCGCGGCGGCGATCCGGAACCGGGGGCCTGA
- a CDS encoding cytochrome ubiquinol oxidase subunit I — protein MHTTLHLLAEAPPQMLPARSLMAFTLASHIILVPMGVALPLITLIMHGYGLRRGDATALLLARRWSAVMAVQFAIGVVTGTVLSFEFGLLWPGLMGRWGDVFGIGFGVEAWAFFLEAVLIAIYLYGWRRLPARTHFLLGLPLPATALLGAFGILAANSWMNTPRGFSLDSEGNPVDVDVWKAIFTPMFGPQYWHFVVAMLLTAGYVVAGVYAVGWLRGRRDRYHRLGFTVPFTVAAVFTPVQFMLGDAIARAVFQKQPVKFAAMEIVWNTDTHVPEYLFGRLHPDGTVTGGIKIPQLDSILAGFRPDTEVHGLTSVPAENRPTVAQATLIHWTFDIMVGIGSVLVLLVVWYAFVWWRRRRLPASPWFYRSAACAGVASVIAVECGWITTEVGRQPWIVYENMRVAEAVTGARAGSLWTMFAVVVVVYVLIFGSFLAVLLKMRTRWRLDDERSREADTMTTPETDTPYGPRSAVAAPTEDGRP, from the coding sequence ATGCACACCACGCTCCACCTGCTGGCGGAGGCACCGCCTCAGATGCTGCCGGCCCGCTCGCTCATGGCCTTCACCCTGGCCTCGCACATCATCCTGGTGCCGATGGGTGTGGCGCTGCCGCTGATCACCCTGATCATGCACGGCTACGGGCTGCGGCGGGGCGACGCGACCGCCCTGCTGCTGGCGCGCCGCTGGTCGGCGGTCATGGCGGTGCAGTTCGCCATCGGCGTCGTCACGGGCACCGTCCTGTCCTTCGAGTTCGGCCTGCTGTGGCCGGGGCTGATGGGCCGGTGGGGCGACGTGTTCGGGATCGGCTTCGGCGTCGAGGCATGGGCCTTCTTCCTGGAGGCCGTCCTCATCGCGATCTACCTCTACGGGTGGCGGCGGCTGCCCGCCCGTACCCACTTCCTCCTCGGGCTGCCGCTGCCGGCGACGGCCCTGCTGGGCGCCTTCGGCATCCTGGCGGCCAACTCCTGGATGAACACCCCGCGGGGCTTCTCCCTCGACTCCGAGGGCAATCCCGTCGACGTGGACGTCTGGAAGGCGATCTTCACGCCGATGTTCGGGCCGCAGTACTGGCACTTCGTCGTGGCGATGCTGCTCACCGCCGGATACGTCGTGGCCGGTGTCTACGCCGTCGGCTGGCTGCGCGGGCGCCGCGACCGCTACCACCGGCTCGGCTTCACCGTTCCGTTCACGGTCGCGGCCGTGTTCACGCCCGTCCAGTTCATGCTGGGCGACGCCATCGCCCGGGCGGTGTTCCAGAAGCAGCCGGTCAAGTTCGCGGCGATGGAGATCGTCTGGAACACGGACACGCACGTCCCGGAGTACCTCTTCGGCCGCCTCCACCCCGACGGGACCGTCACCGGCGGCATCAAGATCCCGCAACTCGACTCCATCCTGGCCGGCTTCCGCCCCGACACCGAGGTGCACGGCCTGACGTCCGTACCGGCGGAGAACCGGCCCACCGTCGCCCAGGCCACCCTCATCCACTGGACCTTCGACATCATGGTGGGCATCGGCTCGGTGCTGGTGCTGCTCGTCGTCTGGTACGCGTTCGTGTGGTGGCGCCGCCGCCGGCTGCCCGCCTCGCCGTGGTTCTACCGCAGTGCCGCATGCGCCGGCGTGGCCAGCGTCATCGCCGTCGAGTGCGGCTGGATCACCACCGAGGTGGGCCGCCAGCCGTGGATCGTCTACGAGAACATGCGGGTAGCCGAAGCGGTCACCGGGGCCCGCGCCGGCTCCTTGTGGACCATGTTCGCCGTGGTCGTCGTCGTGTACGTGCTCATCTTCGGCTCCTTCCTGGCCGTGCTGCTGAAGATGCGCACCCGATGGCGCCTGGACGACGAACGAAGCCGTGAGGCGGACACGATGACGACACCCGAGACCGACACCCCCTACGGCCCCCGCTCCGCCGTCGCGGCACCGACCGAGGACGGCAGGCCGTGA
- a CDS encoding SDR family oxidoreductase, with protein MLRGQKALVTGANSGIGKATAIGMGRAGADVVVNYVAGREEAEKVVAEIASFGVRAAAYEADVSDEGQVVAMTERMVEEFGTIDILVANAGLQRDSAFTEMTLAQWQKVIDVNLTGQFLCAREATKEFLRRGVVPEVSSSAGKIICMSSVHQIIPWAGHVNYASSKGGVQMMMETLAQELAPQKIRVNAIAPGAIRTPINRSAWDTEQAEQDLLKLIPYGRVGDPEDIAHAAVGLASDLMDYVVGATLYVDGGMTLFPGFATGG; from the coding sequence CTGCTCCGGGGCCAGAAGGCACTGGTGACGGGTGCGAACTCCGGAATCGGCAAGGCCACGGCGATCGGCATGGGCCGGGCCGGGGCGGACGTGGTCGTGAACTACGTGGCCGGACGGGAGGAGGCCGAGAAGGTCGTCGCGGAGATCGCCTCCTTCGGGGTGCGCGCGGCGGCGTACGAGGCGGACGTGTCCGACGAGGGCCAGGTCGTGGCCATGACGGAACGCATGGTCGAGGAGTTCGGGACCATCGACATCCTCGTCGCCAACGCCGGCCTCCAGCGGGACTCCGCCTTCACCGAGATGACGCTCGCCCAGTGGCAGAAGGTCATCGACGTCAACCTGACGGGACAGTTCCTGTGCGCCCGCGAGGCGACGAAGGAGTTCCTGCGGCGCGGGGTCGTCCCGGAGGTCTCCAGCTCCGCCGGCAAGATCATCTGTATGAGCTCGGTGCACCAGATCATCCCCTGGGCCGGGCACGTGAACTACGCCTCCTCCAAGGGCGGCGTGCAGATGATGATGGAGACCCTCGCCCAGGAGCTCGCCCCGCAGAAGATCCGCGTCAACGCGATCGCCCCCGGCGCGATCCGGACGCCCATCAACCGCAGTGCCTGGGACACCGAGCAGGCCGAGCAGGACCTGCTCAAGCTGATCCCGTACGGCCGGGTCGGGGACCCCGAGGACATCGCCCACGCGGCCGTCGGCCTCGCCTCCGACCTCATGGACTACGTCGTGGGAGCCACGCTCTACGTGGACGGCGGTATGACCCTCTTCCCGGGCTTCGCCACCGGCGGCTGA